Sequence from the Maribellus comscasis genome:
ATTATCTTCTCGACCACAAATTTGAGCTAACCATTGCGAGCCGGACGAAAGAAAAAGCTGACAAGTTAATTCAAACCAGAAACAACGGGCGCGCAGTATCCTGGACTATTGAGCGCCGGGAAGAGCTGGACAAAATGGTTTCGGAACACGACCTTGTGGTTTCGTTGTTGCCTTATACCTACCATGTAAACGTTGCCCAAGCCTGCCTGAAGTTCAAAAAAAATATGGTTACCACTTCCTATGTTTCGGAAGAAATGAAAGCCCTTCACAACGAGGCAAAAGATGCGGGAATTATCATTTTAAATGAGATCGGCGTAGATCCGGGGTTTGATCACATGACTGCGATGCGAATTATTGACAAAGTTCACAGCGACGGCGGAAAAATCAAAGAATTTTACTCGTTATGTGGTGCACTTGCTGCTCCCGAAGAAGCCGATAATCCTTTTCGATATAAATTTTCATGGTCGCCGCGCGGTGTGATTACGGCCGGAAACAATGGAGCCAAATTTCTTAAAAAAGGAGAAGTTGTTGAAATTCCAACTGAAAATCTTTTTAAAAATCCACTTCAAATTAATTTTCCTGAAGTTGGGAGAATGGAAGTCTACCCCAACCGTGATTCGCTGGCTTATATTGACATATACAATTTACCCGATATTGAAACGATGTTTCGAGGGACATTCCGTTACCCAAACTGGTGCGAAGCAATGGACGCTATAAAAGCACTGGGGATGGTAAGCTACGAAAAAAAGGATTTCAAAGGAAGAGCATATTGCGATATTGTTGCTGAAAATATAAATGTTTACCCGGCGCGCGTAAAGGAAAAGGTTGCAGAAAAATTAAAACTGGATTTGCTCAGTCCGGCAATTGCTGCGATGGAATGGCTGGGACTGTTCAGCAGAGAAAGGATCCAGTTAAAAGAGGGAAGCACATTTGATTTAACCGCCGACCTCATGTTAAAAAAGATGATGCTCCCTGACGGAGCGCGTGACATGGTAATAATGTTGCATTCATTTCTTGTTGAAAAAGCAAATGGAAAAACAGAAATTGTCAAATCGCGTTTACTGGATTTTGCAACCAAAGAGGATACGTCTATTGCCCGGACTGTTGCACTACCCGCAGCGATTGCGGTAAAAATGATATTGGAAGGAAAGATTAAAGACACCGGAGTGCAGATTCCTGTGGCAAAATCAATTTATGAGCCGGTTTTAAACGAACTGGAAAAACTCGGAATTGCGATGGTGGAGGACTGGGGCTTACCTGCATCAGAACAATTGGGATAATCATCTTTTTCATTCGAGTATTAGCAACCAAACAATTGAATCCGCGTATATTTTTTAACACCGGATATATAACTGAGTCATGAAAAATAAATTATTGAAGGCACTGGAATTGGATAAAAATGGAGACTGGGATGGAGCACACAAATTAGTTCAGGATGTTGGGAACAGGGATGCATACTGGATTCATGCATATCTTCACCGAAAAGAACCTGATTTAAGTAATGCTTCATACTGGTATTACCGGGCACAAAGACCAATGCCAAAAACCAGTTTTGATAAAGAATGGCAGGAAATACACGATTTTATTGAGCAACACTATATTTCCTAAAAATATTTCATTATTATTACCTTTACTAATAATGCAAATATTTCCGTAAAACCTGTTCATGGAAACATCGAAAAAAATTTACATTTTTCTTATTGTAATAACAGTGGTTGTGGTATTAATTTATGCCCAATCGATTATTATCCCTTTCATTCTGGCCATTCTGTTCTGGTTTATGATAAGGGTTATAAAAAAAATCCTGTCGAAAGTTAAATTTATAAGGCGCTGGCCAAAATGGATTCTGACTCTTATTTCCTCGATACTGTTGTTGAGTTTTCTGGTTTTCGCCGTAGAAATGATTTCAGCCAATATTCAGCACATATCAAAAACCCTCCCTGTTTATGAAAAGAATGTGAACAAAATCACCCAGTCGATAAACGAACAGTTTGATGTGGACCTGATGACGATGTTAAATGATTTTGCTAAAGATCTGAACTTTGGAGATATTTTGTCCAAAATATTCTCAGCTCTTACCGGCGTATTTGGCGATGCGTTTACAGTGCTCCTTTACCTGGTTTTTCTTTTGCTGGAGGAACCCATTTTCCCCAAAAAGGTTAAGGCCATGTATCCGGATAAAAAGCGATATGACCAGGTAAATGAAATGATTGACAAAATAGACCATTCCATTGGTAATTATATTGCATTAAAAACTCTGGTAAGTTTGCTTACCGGATTTTTAAGCTACTTTGTTTTGCTTCTTATTGGTATTGATGCCCCGCTTTTCTGGGCCTTTCTGATTTTTATTTTGAATTTTATTCCTACAATTGGTTCTCTTATAGCTACTATTTTTCCAGCTATCTTTGCTATCCTTCAGTTTGGCGAATTCACTCCCGGTCTGTTGGTTCTGGCAATTGTCGGAGCAATCCAACTGATTGTAGGAAATTTAGTGGAGCCTCGTGTTATGGGGAATACGCTCAATATAAGTCCGTTGGTTGTATTTTTAACGCTTTCACTTTGGGGTGTGATGTGGGGAGTGATTGGTATGTTACTCAGTGTCCCGATAACTGTAATTTTAATTATCATTATGTCTGAATTCCCGGGGACACGTCCGTTTGCAATTTTATTAAGTCAAAAAGGAAATATAAAAATACCCGCAGATCCGAAATAAGTTAACAAACTATGAAACAACCACTGGTATTTCCAAAAAAAGGAGTCGAAGATCCTGAACTGCAAAAGTTAATTGAATTTTATCAGGAGACACTGGGCTTTTGTCCGAACAGCGTAAAAACAATGCATCACCGCCCGCGAATTGCCTATGCATTTATAGAAATGAATAAAGCAGTAATGGAAAATAAGGGGCGTGTTACCAGCGTGCTAAAAAGAATGATTGCCTATATCAGCAGCAATACTGCAGGTTGCAGATATTGTCAGGCTCATGCCATCCGGGCTGCAGAACGCTACGGCGCAAAAAAAGAACAATTGGAAAATATATGGGAATTTAAAACCCACCCGGCCTTTTCGGAGGCTGAACGAGCAGCACTCAGTTTTGCTTTTACTTCCTCTACAGTCCCAAATTCTGTAAATGATGAAGTGGCTGAAAAACTCAGAAAATACTGGAATGAGGGTGAAATTGTGGAAATTACCGGTGTAATTGCACTTTTTGGCTACCTCAACCGCTGGAACGATTCAATGGGAACCGAGCTCGAAACAGATGCAAATGAATCAGGGGAAAAACTGCTTTCCCCAAAAGGCTGGACTCCGGGAAAACATACTTATTAGTTGCAGTTGTTCGGTTCACAAATTCTTCTGAAAATATTAATAAAATATTTTTTGATTATATCTTTTCCAATACATCCACCAGATGATCCCAAAATTTTCCGGTGGTGTGAATATTCAGGCGTTCGTCTGGCGAGTGAGCGCCCTTTATCGTCGGACCAAAAGAAACCATATCAAGATGTGGGTATTTTTTCAAAAACAAGCCACATTCCAAACCGGCGTGAATTGACCGAACAACCGGATCTACTCCAAACAGCTTTTTATAGGAATCAGCAGTTATCTTTAAAACTTTGGAATCGGGATTTGGCGTCCATCCGGGATAGCCATCGGTGTGTTCAACTTCTGCTCCGGCGAGTTTAAAAACCGACTCAACCATCCCGGCTACCATAAACTTACGGCTTTCCAACTCACTACGTTGACTGGTTGTTATATAGATTCTATTGTCCTCTAAAAATTTCACGGAAGCTAAATTTGTAGAAGTTTCTACCATATCCTCCATTCGTGTACTCATTTCCAAAACTCCGTGCGGACAAGCATTTATTGCATTTAGCAAATTATATTGTGTTTCCTTATCAATAACAAATTCAGGAATTTTGCTTACTTCTGCATTCAGTTTCAGATTGGGTTCAGATCGCTCATATTCAAATCCAAGCTCTTTAACATATTTATTAAAACTTTTTAGAAAACTCTCTTTTTCATCTTCGGGAATGACAACTATGGCAAAAGCCTCGCGCGCAATAGCATTTCTCAGGTTTCCTCCATTAAACTCAGCTAAACAAAGTTCGAAATCCCCGGATGCCTGCCACAAAAAACGATTCAGAATTTTATTGGCATTTCCACGGTTTTTATGAATATCATCGCCGGAGTGACCGCCCAATAAACCAGAGACAGAAAGCTTCAAAGAGGTAAATCTTTCAGGAATTACTTCTCTTTTAAACGAAAAAACAGCTAAAGTATCGATTCCACCGGCGCAACCAATAAAAATCTCTCCTTCATCTTCCGAATCCAGGTTAAGCAACACAGAACCTGTCATAAAACCCGGTCTTAATGAAAAAGCACCGGTAAGTCCGGTTTCCTCATCTACAGTGATCAAACATTCCAGCGGGCCATGTTTTATTTTTTTCGAGATTAAAACCGCCATTTGAGCTGCAATGCCAATTCCACAGTCGGCCCCCAACGTAGTTCCGTCGGCCTTTATCCAACCTTCTTCCAACACTGGTTCTATCGCGTCATTTTCAAAATCAAAAATTTTGTCGCTATTTTTCTCACACACCATATCCATGTGAGTTTGTAAAATAACTTTGGGAGCATCTTCTCTTCCTGATGTTGCAGGCTTTGAAATTAATACATTCCCGACTTTATCGGTTTTAGCTTCTAAACTATTGTTGTTTGCAAAATCAAGCAAAAATTGCCTTATCTTTTCTTCCTTTTTTGAAGGTCGGGGAACCTGGCAAATTTGTTCAAAATAATCAAATAAAGGCTGGGGTTTCAACTGCGCAAGTATTTTATTCATGTTACTGTTTTCTTTTTAAAGTTGGCAAAAAATCAAACCAGATGCAGGCATTCATCATAAAGAACAAGAATATTCGGTATCGAGGAGATTCCCTGTTCTGCTGTTTTAAAATTTACAAAAGTCTGCCGTTAACCACCACATTGTTTAACACAATCCCATCAAAAACAGCAGTGTCAATTCCCGGATTTTCGGCCTCAATCTCCACGTTTTCAAAAATAAAGTTTTGCAAACGATCATGTTCCGTTATGCCAATATTGGTAAAACTCTTCACCTCCATTTTAATATTCCGAAAAGTTATATTTTCCGAAACAGAAACCGGTGGTGTTTCGCGGCCTTTTAAATCAAAAAACTGGGTCCACGGACGAATATAAATACAATTCACACCGTTTCCTTCTATGTCTTCCATTGTTATGTATTCATATTTCTGTGGTGTATCCGGCCGCATTTTCAAATGAATCAAGCGGGCAACCTCATCAACTTTACAATTGCGCATAAGAATATTTCGGTTGTGAATGGATTCACTTCCACAAGTAAGCGCTGAATGGCAAAATCCGAAGGTATTATCTTCAATCAGAATATTGGTATTTTCTCCATTATCAGGATCTTCGTCGGCCCACGGTCCTTTTCCTCCTTTTAGTGCAATAGCATCGTCGTTTACCGACATATAGCAACCTCGCACCAAAACGTTTGAACAAACATCCAAATCAATAGCATCAGAGCTCGGCGCAGGTATCGGCGTACGCGGAGCGAAAATGTATACATCCATAATTTTTGCATAATCACACTGATAAAGATGCGTAGTCCAGAAACCCGTATTTTGCAGGTGCACATCCTGAATATAAACATTGTCGCACCCCCAGATAAACACAAGTCGCGGGCGTGAAACTTCAAGGTTCGTACATTGAGGGTTTTCTTTCCGGCGTTGCCAGAAAGCTTCCCAATATTTCTTCCCGTTTCCGTCAATTGTACCTTTACCGGTTATTGTAAAACCGGGAACATTGTATGCGTTTATCAACGCGGGAAAATATTCAAGATTCTGTCCTTCCATACGTGAAGGCTGGATCGGATAGTCGGAAATATCATCTGAGCCTTTTAACATTCCGCCCTCTTCAACATGCAAATGTGTATTGGGTTTGAAAAAAAGTGCACCGCTGCGAAAAATTCCTTTCGGAATAACAATTACCCCTCCTCCTTCCACTGAAATCTGATTGATAAGATTCTGAATGACCTCTGTATTCAAAGTAGAATCATCTGATACAGCTCCGTAATCGGAAATTAAATACATTTTCCCAAGAGTTGTTACGTCTATTTTTGCAGTGTCCGAAAACCATTCAGGAATTGCGGTTCCATCCGGAAAAGTATCTCTTACTTTCTGCTGACACGAAACAATTGTAAAAACGGAAATAAGAAGAATTAATAAGCCGCTTACAAAATATCTTTTAAATAGAATTCTCATCATCCTGTTTCTTTTGGTTTCTTTTTATTCTGAAGATAAAAGTATAAAATTTAGAGTTAATGGTACAATAAACCCCTATTCGTTCATATTAAAAAAAAGAAAGTCAAAAGTTAAATCCTTTGGTTTTTTATACAAAACAAAAGTCCGTGAATCAGGGAAGTTATTCCCAATCATCACGGACTCAAGCTTCCTCATAAAAG
This genomic interval carries:
- a CDS encoding saccharopine dehydrogenase C-terminal domain-containing protein, which codes for MKKILLFGAGMVAKPIADYLLDHKFELTIASRTKEKADKLIQTRNNGRAVSWTIERREELDKMVSEHDLVVSLLPYTYHVNVAQACLKFKKNMVTTSYVSEEMKALHNEAKDAGIIILNEIGVDPGFDHMTAMRIIDKVHSDGGKIKEFYSLCGALAAPEEADNPFRYKFSWSPRGVITAGNNGAKFLKKGEVVEIPTENLFKNPLQINFPEVGRMEVYPNRDSLAYIDIYNLPDIETMFRGTFRYPNWCEAMDAIKALGMVSYEKKDFKGRAYCDIVAENINVYPARVKEKVAEKLKLDLLSPAIAAMEWLGLFSRERIQLKEGSTFDLTADLMLKKMMLPDGARDMVIMLHSFLVEKANGKTEIVKSRLLDFATKEDTSIARTVALPAAIAVKMILEGKIKDTGVQIPVAKSIYEPVLNELEKLGIAMVEDWGLPASEQLG
- a CDS encoding AI-2E family transporter codes for the protein METSKKIYIFLIVITVVVVLIYAQSIIIPFILAILFWFMIRVIKKILSKVKFIRRWPKWILTLISSILLLSFLVFAVEMISANIQHISKTLPVYEKNVNKITQSINEQFDVDLMTMLNDFAKDLNFGDILSKIFSALTGVFGDAFTVLLYLVFLLLEEPIFPKKVKAMYPDKKRYDQVNEMIDKIDHSIGNYIALKTLVSLLTGFLSYFVLLLIGIDAPLFWAFLIFILNFIPTIGSLIATIFPAIFAILQFGEFTPGLLVLAIVGAIQLIVGNLVEPRVMGNTLNISPLVVFLTLSLWGVMWGVIGMLLSVPITVILIIIMSEFPGTRPFAILLSQKGNIKIPADPK
- a CDS encoding carboxymuconolactone decarboxylase family protein: MKQPLVFPKKGVEDPELQKLIEFYQETLGFCPNSVKTMHHRPRIAYAFIEMNKAVMENKGRVTSVLKRMIAYISSNTAGCRYCQAHAIRAAERYGAKKEQLENIWEFKTHPAFSEAERAALSFAFTSSTVPNSVNDEVAEKLRKYWNEGEIVEITGVIALFGYLNRWNDSMGTELETDANESGEKLLSPKGWTPGKHTY
- a CDS encoding aminoacyl-histidine dipeptidase, whose amino-acid sequence is MNKILAQLKPQPLFDYFEQICQVPRPSKKEEKIRQFLLDFANNNSLEAKTDKVGNVLISKPATSGREDAPKVILQTHMDMVCEKNSDKIFDFENDAIEPVLEEGWIKADGTTLGADCGIGIAAQMAVLISKKIKHGPLECLITVDEETGLTGAFSLRPGFMTGSVLLNLDSEDEGEIFIGCAGGIDTLAVFSFKREVIPERFTSLKLSVSGLLGGHSGDDIHKNRGNANKILNRFLWQASGDFELCLAEFNGGNLRNAIAREAFAIVVIPEDEKESFLKSFNKYVKELGFEYERSEPNLKLNAEVSKIPEFVIDKETQYNLLNAINACPHGVLEMSTRMEDMVETSTNLASVKFLEDNRIYITTSQRSELESRKFMVAGMVESVFKLAGAEVEHTDGYPGWTPNPDSKVLKITADSYKKLFGVDPVVRSIHAGLECGLFLKKYPHLDMVSFGPTIKGAHSPDERLNIHTTGKFWDHLVDVLEKI
- a CDS encoding rhamnogalacturonidase; amino-acid sequence: MMRILFKRYFVSGLLILLISVFTIVSCQQKVRDTFPDGTAIPEWFSDTAKIDVTTLGKMYLISDYGAVSDDSTLNTEVIQNLINQISVEGGGVIVIPKGIFRSGALFFKPNTHLHVEEGGMLKGSDDISDYPIQPSRMEGQNLEYFPALINAYNVPGFTITGKGTIDGNGKKYWEAFWQRRKENPQCTNLEVSRPRLVFIWGCDNVYIQDVHLQNTGFWTTHLYQCDYAKIMDVYIFAPRTPIPAPSSDAIDLDVCSNVLVRGCYMSVNDDAIALKGGKGPWADEDPDNGENTNILIEDNTFGFCHSALTCGSESIHNRNILMRNCKVDEVARLIHLKMRPDTPQKYEYITMEDIEGNGVNCIYIRPWTQFFDLKGRETPPVSVSENITFRNIKMEVKSFTNIGITEHDRLQNFIFENVEIEAENPGIDTAVFDGIVLNNVVVNGRLL